Genomic segment of Salvia hispanica cultivar TCC Black 2014 chromosome 2, UniMelb_Shisp_WGS_1.0, whole genome shotgun sequence:
TCATGTTGCTCCCTGCCGAATCCGTCTTGAGGTTGCAGTTTGTGTGCAAGCAGTGGTTCGGTCAACTCAATAGCTCGATTTTTGTGGCAAGTCATGCTCAGAAGTCGGACACAGTCTTGATATCTCAGCAGATGGCATTTTGCCCTAAAGGGTGTGTGGGGAAGAAGCCAAAGGCCTACTTCCATTTCTTGAGTTTGGATGGTTTAAGGAGTAGTTTTGTGGAGTCGAGCATGGATGAGTTGTGTAGCGTTCGAGCAAGCTATAATGGCTTGATTGTCATAACTAATTTGAGGAGGAAGAGATTGGTGCTCACCAATCCTATGACAGACAGGGGAGTATGTTGATCTTCCATTAGGTGTTTCATGCAATCATCTATATGACCTCATTTGGTATAGCCTTTTGTAGTGAGGCCAAAACATACAAAGTTGTGCACTTGTTTCCTGAGCCGTTTTGGAGTGTTGGTTGTGAGATTTTGAGCGTTGGgacgaggaaatggaggagaGTCGAGGGGTCTCTTGAATCGGTTCGGATTGGGCAAACCATGTTGTCTGTGGGCGGATCACTGCACTTGCTAGGAGTTGGAGATTGGTGTGATTATGTTGTCTCATTGGATGTGCGTGATGAGAAGGTTGTCGCCAAGAATTTGCCCGTGAAGAGGGTATGGAACGATACGCTGGTTGAGATGGGAGGGGATCTTGGATTCGTGAGCCATGCCAAGGTTGATGCATTGGAAGTATGGATTTTGAGTGAGGAATGTTGGATCATGAGATGTAGGATCGATTTGAGGGGGGATTTAAACTACTGTGTCCCGGTTTGTAGCCGGAGGGATGGGAGTGAGATGGTGCTTGAGTGCGAAGGGGGGCGATTGTGTGTTTACGACTTTGCTAGGGATGAAACGAGGCTCATAAGTTCAGGATCATCCGgttatgatgatgatgataacgATGACGGTGATGAGGACAAGGAGGAGCCATGATTTGCGATGATGAATAAGATTTATATTCCTCACCGGAACACTCTTGTATCATGGGGTGATCAAAGGATGATCATCTAATTGCCAAAATATGTATCAAGAATTgagatgttattttattaatctgCTCCCTCCGTTCTACGGAAGATACCCCTTCTTAAGATGGCATGAAATTTTACGTGACTTTATTCTATGTGTTAataggagagagtaaagtaagagatagaaaCTAAAGCAGAGATAAaagtatttctatttttagtgttGATTGAGAtaatctaaaaagaaaaatatatccTCTTAATCTTATTaaagatggagggagtatttttcatAGAGGTGTCAAAAATGGTATCTTATTaaagatggagggagtatttttcatAGAGGTGTCAAAAATGGTATGATTGTTTCCATTGATAAGGCTGtcataattttggattattgtATTCTCAACTGGTTAAATGacttaaaatatatattattatcaggtattatctaaaattatgattccattttcctaaaaaataatttattttccctccaaataaagaaaaatcaattggaGATATCTCTTTATAAGACCATAAAAATTGACGCTCTCAAGTCAACAATGCTGTTGTAGCGATCTTCGTTCACAAGCCATCGCCATTACGCCTCTGAGAAATCAAAGCCGGTGATTTTCACTCTTACCGGCGTGCGATCGAAGAGAGAGAATTACATCGACAGTTTTTGACAACTCACTGAACTCCAATTTACTGTAAACAGGTAAATTTTGTCAGTAATCGGCTAcgaattttttttgctttccaTTAACTGAGACGATTTGTGAAATTGGGCCTTCAGTTGCTTCCATTTCAGTTTTATCCGATGATTACGCCGATATAATGTTTTCTTGTAAGCTTGATCTCCTTTACTTAGCTTGAATTTTCATCAGTTGTCTCCTCCTTCTTTTTCCCCCAATTCTGATTGTGAACTGAAATTAGGTTACAGATGTATCTGCTGCGGTCAAAGATACGTTTTTTTGCGTcgttttttcttcatttgatTCAGAAACTAACTATATTTTGAGCTGAATTTAGAAAGTGGAGTACTACTCTACTTCTACTTCATAAATATGCCTATTTTGGTGGTCTAGTTCTAGTTGATTGTCTACGAATAATGAATCTATTTATGACCTTGATTTTGgtattgtttaaaatttatctatgaTCTCAtcgttatttattttttaaatttattttggctGAATCAAAAAAGtcataaatcaagaaatagCAAAGTAGAGTGTAATCTAAGCTTCTTAGATTGTTACATTGTTATGTTTATAGAGTGATGTTTAGTTTCTTCTGTCAATTGAAGTGACACGATGAAGAAATCCGCCACGGGCGAAAAGACTAGCTTGCTGAAGTGGGCGGAAGAAAGAATGAAGTTGAAACGGGAGCTcgaagaagagaagagaaagcAGCAGACAAGCAAGGAGCCACGGGATAGTAGTCCGGTTGCTGTGCCTTATCTCCCTGATGACTGCATTTTCCACATCATTGTCCGGCTTCCTCTTGAATCGCTACTATCATCGAGGTTTGTTTGTAAGGCCTGGTACCGGATTGTCAATCGTCCtgattttgttgattcccATCTGAAGCGATCAAGCGTTGGATTGATATATTTGACCCCGGCTGCGAGGGCTGCCTCGTCTTCTAATGGTGGGAGCTCCTCAGCTGTGAAAAAAGACGAGTTTAATGCCGATGCCAAGGTTCTAGGGTTAGACTCTGTTGCTGTACTTCACTGGCACCTTTTCAGCCCACGTACTCGGTTTCAGATCAAGTATTTGGAGATCGGAGGTGCCAAAAGCACGATAAAGGAGTACAATGTGACTTGCACCGGCCACATCAAGGCGACGTGCAATGGCTTGATCGTTCTTGAAAAGGTTGTGAAAGGGAGAGGGCTAATCGTGATGAACCCTGTCACGAGGGAGGTGGAAACAGTTCCTTTGGGGACTATGTGTGACCCTCACCGTGAATCGTATGGATTGGCATTTTGCCGCGAGTTGAGCAGGTATAAACTCGTGCACTTGTTTCAGGATGCCTCACAGTGCATCGGGTGTGAGATTATTCACATCGGGAGCAGGACATGGAGAGTCGTCGAAGGACCCCCTCATGGATTCATGGGCTGGTTAGGATATGCCCCGGTTTCCGCCATAGGAGCTCTGCATTGGGTTCCCAATGTTGATCATAACGAGCACATCGTGTCAATGCCGTTGAAGGATGAGGAGTTTGTCAAGATACCTCTCCCCAGCACCGGTGGGATTCACGATCGCGTTCTTGAAATAGATGGGAGTCTTGGATTCGTGTCTCGTGAGTCAGCCATCCGGATTTGTGTGTGGATCTTGAAGAGTTTGGGAGGCGAGGGTTGGGCGAAGCAGCACAATGTCGTGTTGAATCGCGCGAGAGATATGGTTCCCCGCTATTGCGTGGGAACAGGTGGCGAATTGGTTTTCGAGCATGGGGAGCATCTATATGCTTATGATAGAGGTTCGCGGGTTATGAGGAAGATCAAGGCGAAGAACGAATGGCGCCCTTCGCCCGGCTGCTATTTTCCTCATGTGAATAGTCTCGTCTCTTGGAAGATCTAGCAAGACGAAAACAAAATTGGAGTGACGAACTCATGACTGAGCGGCTGCAAAGAT
This window contains:
- the LOC125207214 gene encoding putative F-box protein At5g52610 — protein: MKKSATGEKTSLLKWAEERMKLKRELEEEKRKQQTSKEPRDSSPVAVPYLPDDCIFHIIVRLPLESLLSSRFVCKAWYRIVNRPDFVDSHLKRSSVGLIYLTPAARAASSSNGGSSSAVKKDEFNADAKVLGLDSVAVLHWHLFSPRTRFQIKYLEIGGAKSTIKEYNVTCTGHIKATCNGLIVLEKVVKGRGLIVMNPVTREVETVPLGTMCDPHRESYGLAFCRELSRYKLVHLFQDASQCIGCEIIHIGSRTWRVVEGPPHGFMGWLGYAPVSAIGALHWVPNVDHNEHIVSMPLKDEEFVKIPLPSTGGIHDRVLEIDGSLGFVSRESAIRICVWILKSLGGEGWAKQHNVVLNRARDMVPRYCVGTGGELVFEHGEHLYAYDRGSRVMRKIKAKNEWRPSPGCYFPHVNSLVSWKI